Genomic window (bacterium):
GCAGATTGATCGAGAGACGGCCGAACGCCACCAGCCCGAACAGCATGAGAGCAACCGCCGCCATCGAGATCGTGACTCGACGACGCAGCGAGAAGTCCACGAGCTTCATCGCGCTCAGCTCGCTTCTTCGGCGGCTCGGGAGCCTTCTTCCGCGGCCCCGACCAGCTTGACCGCGGCACCTTCCTTGAGGCCTCCCTGGCCGGCGACGATGACGTTGTCACCCGCGCTCACACCCTTTACGGCCTGTACCCAGAGGCCCTCTTCGAGTCCCAGCTCGATCTCTCGTTTTTCGGCCTTGCCGTCCTCGGAGAAGACGAAGACATGGGCCGACTGCAGCTCACGCAGCACCGCTTCTCGCGGCACCAGAGCTACTCCGCTCCGGGTCTCACGGATGATGTCTATCGTGACGAAGCTGCCCGAGCGGACGCTCGAGGGCGGCTCGACGGCTTCAATCGTAACCTTGATCGTCCCGGTGGCCGTATCCACGACCGGGCTGACCTGCCGAATCCGCCCGGTGAACTGCGTGTCGGCATCCGCATTGAGAGTGATCCGAACCTGGCCACCTTCTTCCAGCCCGATGACGTCTCGTTCAGGGAGAAAGATGCGCGAGATCAAAGGATCGACATCCGTCAACTGAAACAGCTCGTCGGACAGGCGCAGATTCTGTCCGACCTGGATCATTCGCTCGCTGATCTGACCGG
Coding sequences:
- a CDS encoding efflux RND transporter periplasmic adaptor subunit, whose translation is MSLEAGGSHRKQKRLRIIWVAGLVVVLAVSGLAVVNLSAAKANGADSPEAEESESESGEDEESKAPVPVEIATVKQGAISAYITTSANLVAEDEVRLLSEVEGRVESLLVDEGDFVREGQHLARLVRDDEEINLRKTELKETNARLAYERGEDLADKELISREEFDKFKMDFEIAQQEKAEAGWRLQKTTIKAPFAGQISERMIQVGQNLRLSDELFQLTDVDPLISRIFLPERDVIGLEEGGQVRITLNADADTQFTGRIRQVSPVVDTATGTIKVTIEAVEPPSSVRSGSFVTIDIIRETRSGVALVPREAVLRELQSAHVFVFSEDGKAEKREIELGLEEGLWVQAVKGVSAGDNVIVAGQGGLKEGAAVKLVGAAEEGSRAAEEAS